A genomic stretch from Coffea arabica cultivar ET-39 chromosome 10c, Coffea Arabica ET-39 HiFi, whole genome shotgun sequence includes:
- the LOC113713821 gene encoding large ribosomal subunit protein eL39x-like codes for MPSTKTFMIKKKLVKKQKQNNPIPYWIRMRTDNTIRYNAKRRHWHRTKLGF; via the coding sequence ATGCCGTCCACCAAGACCTTCATGATAAAGAAGAAGCTGGTAAAGAAGCAGAAACAGAACAATCCCATCCCTTATTGGATCCGCATGCGCACTGACAACACCATTCGCTACAACGCCAAGCGCCGCCACTGGCACCGCACCAAGCTTGGCTTCTAA